The proteins below are encoded in one region of Aspergillus nidulans FGSC A4 chromosome III:
- a CDS encoding protein hk-8-4 (transcript_id=CADANIAT00005601) — protein sequence MASSRSREQDHIDGRRARELYRYFQPQRSLSADRLLTHSTSDSESAQLGDAPAGESIFATTPPSPALSGQVASTTTGLLPEALILGEYNATLNSFAQLAALRLDVERVVISVSDRSSMFIIAQSSRSHRNGKKPSEKDDSGTWDGCYPLSSATWAMCKKTVDLPPSNRERGEYHFLEINDMSRDERYKNISFVKGDQRFRFYAGMPLTTESHKINIGCFFLLDTKPHNGLTVEEKEIMGSISVLIMNFLKVSRQASEGRRAARLSRGLSCFVEGSSSFVDTADPSYTGSVSTLPGSPPFSAPRGNHLSVRSSNSVEGLLKRSHSSDARSFSSISDYKIDPGRSSNPPTPLPEWWSGTQRRELEGLDQSHGNSWAFKRAANLLRESLELGGDGGVVFLETGTTPALDIDSGSDYTAENVTPASVLAMSTNEEPFAPSPGSTVASPAANLDTGFLQQLIRRYSKGKLWSFHRDGSVSSSDDENAKPSRNSARTARAQELTKSAPKRWRSVENTLLNTYFPNATQVLFVPLWNAASSQWFAGCFCWNTVESRVFSSSVELSSVLGFGSSIMVEHSRLESLISDRQKGDFIGSISPLHGILAAAEFLSGTNLDEFQGQLLDTINACSLTLLDTMNQVLDFSKIVSLERKARQMRQNKKQQFAGFSGKASVGLDNSVRTDIALLAEEVVEGVCLGHAYSLKSSSNPMSPAADLPKGKRVSHPRAEMGVEVVVDIAQNNWTYNAQPGALRRIIMNVFGNAMKYTEAGHVCVRLEAAESNDDRHSQPAEDLITLTVSDTGKGISEEFLRGRLYTPFAQEDTLAVGTGLGLSIVRSLVKSLGGSIDIHSRAGEGTTVRVTVPLTRPGDDVEVISPTTTEPDIVRSASEKDPPNHCDLLRHNYTNKRAAIIGKGPTDARAHLLWSTISDYLTRWYEFELVSWPSEQPVDIVLADEHMLADLPRTFSTLTSLPPLIILCSRSIDYEVARMQWSPLADVVSIITRPCGPYKLARTIQKCFDSAKGTVSEQAQAERTLPFRPKTTLLTAANAIPEEEQKSFGILNITPDSTDGASSNTPNSKGSDRSTPSQESSEMSDPMSTLASSCQLRPQPVAESTAKLERTPKILVVDDNFINLNLMLTFLRKRRLQYLDSAENGQLAVDAVERTPGGYDLIFMDISMPVMNGFEATRAIRAIERERGTELPTPATIIALTGLSSVRDESEALSSGFDLFLTKPVSFKEVSKLLDEWSAKAI from the exons ATGGCGTCGTCACGCTCGAGAGAGCAGGACCACATCGATGGCCGTCGAGCTCGCGAGCTCTATCGTTATTTCCAACCGCAGCGTTCTCTCTCTGCAGACCGACTATTGACACATTCGACAAGCGATTCGGAGTCCGCACAACTGGGGGATGCTCCTGCTGGAGAGTCTATCTTCGCTAcaactcctccttcaccAGCACTGTCTGGGCAAGTTGCCTCTACTACCACGGGCCTTCTGCCCGAAGCTCTCATTCTTGGAGAGTACAATGCGACTCTGAATTCTTTTGCGCAATTAGCGGCGCTCCGTCTCGATGTAGAACGTGTTGTGATAAG TGTGTCAGACCGATCGTCGATGTTTATTATAGCCCAAAGCTCGAGGTCTCACCGCAACGGAAAGAAACCGTCTGAGAAGGATGATAGCGGCACGTGGGATGGCTGTTACCCTCTTTCCTCAGCTACGTGGGCGATGTGCAAG AAAACCGTGGATCTTCCGCCGTCAAATAGAGAACGTGGAGAGTATCACTTTCTTGAAATCAACGACATGAGCCGCGATGAACGCTACAAGAATATCTCTTTCGTCAAGGGCGACCAGCGTTTCAGATTCTACGCTGGAATGCCTCTAACAACGGAAAGCCATAAGATCAATATCGGCTGCTTCTTTTTGCTGGACACAAAACCCCATAATGGACTCActgtggaggaaaaggaaatCATGGGATCGATTTCAGTCTTGATCATGAATTTTCTGAAAGTGAGCCGACAGGCTTCGGAGGGCCGACGGGCCGCTCGGCTATCTCGAGGACTAAGTTGTTTTGTTGAGGGTAGCTCGAGTTTTGTCGATACTGCCGACCCTTCATACACAGGGAGCGTTTCCACTTTGCCCGGCTCGCCCCCGTTTTCTGCTCCAAGAGGCAATCATTTATCAGTACGGTCATCGAACAGCGTTGAAGGGCTTTTGAAAAGGTCTCACAGCAGCGATGCGcgctctttcagctcaaTATCCGATTACAAAATCGATCCAGGTCGCTCCTCCAATCCACCTACTCCTCTTCCCGAATGGTGGTCCGGGACTCAGCGCAGGGAGCTCGAGGGTCTCGATCAATCCCATGGCAATTCCTGGGCGTTCAAGAGAGCTGCAAATTTGTTACGTGAAAGTCTAGAGCTTGGGGGCGACGGCGGTGTTGTCTTTCTCGAGACTGGTACCACTCCAGCGCTCGATATCGACTCAGGAAGTGACTATACCGCTGAAAACGTAACCCCGGCCTCTGTGCTGGCAATGTCCACCAACGAGGAGCCCTTTGCGCCGTCGCCCGGATCGACAGTGGCTTCTCCCGCGGCCAATCTCGACACTGGGTTTCTCCAACAGCTTATACGCCGATACAGCAAAGGGAAGCTATGGTCCTTTCATCGAGATGGCAGTGTTTCGAGCTCGGACGATGAAAATGCCAAGCCCTCAAGAAATAGTGCCCGGACTGCAAGGGCCCAGGAGCTGACAAAGAGCGCACCgaaaagatggagaagcgTTGAAAATACGTTACTTAATACCTATTTTCCCAACGCGACCCAAGTACTTTTCGTCCCGTTGTGGAATGCCGCAAGTTCCCAGTGGTTCGCAGGATGCTTCTGCTGGAACACAGTGGAGAGTCGTGTCTTTAGCTCCTCCGTCGAGCTGAGCTCTGTGCTGGGGTTTGGTTCCTCCATTATGGTGGAACATAGCCGTCTTGAATCACTCATTTCAGATCGCCAGAAAGGCGATTTTATTGGCAGCATTTC TCCGTTGCATGGTATATTGGCAGCGGCAGAGTTTTTGAGCGGCACAAATCTGGACGAGTTCCAGGGCCAGTTGTTAGACACCATCAACGCATGCAGCCTAACGTTGTTGGACACAATGAACCAAGTTCTTGATTTCAGCAAGATCGTTtcgctggagaggaaggctcGCCAAATGAGACAAAACAAGAAGCAACAGTTTGCAGGTTTCAGTGGTAAAGCATCAGTTGGCTTGGACAACTCCGTGCGAACTGATATTGCGCTCCTAGcagaggaggtggtggaaggCGTATGTCTTGGACACGCATACAGTCTGAAATCATCCTCCAATCCAATGAGCCCCGCCGCGGATTTGCCCAAAGGGAAACGGGTTAGTCATCCTCGCGCTGAGATGGGCGTGGAAGTAGTTGTCGACATCGCGCAAAATAACTGGACCTACAATGCCCAGCCAGGTGCCTTGAGGCGGATCATCATGAACGTCTTCGGTAACGCCATGAAATACACAGAGGCAGGCCACGTTTGTGTTCGTCTTGAAGCCGCTGAATCTAACGACGATCGCCATAGCCAACCAGCGGAGGATTTGATAACATTGACGGTGTCCGATACTGGAAAAGGGATCTCGGAGGAATTCCTGCGCGGTCGACTATATACTCCATTCGCGCAAGAGGACACGCTCGCTGTAGGAACGGGGCTTGGGTTGTCAATCGTTCGCAGTCTGGTTAAATCCTTGGGTGGCAGCATCGACATACACAGTCGCGCAGGTGAAGGGACGACCGTGAGAGTCACCGTGCCCCTCACACGCCCTGGAGACGATGTAGAGGTAATTTCGCCCACCACAACCGAGCCGGACATCGTTCGCTCAGCGTCCGAGAAGGATCCTCCGAATCACTGTGACCTCCTTCGTCACAATTATACCAACAAACGAGCGGCCATAATTGGAAAGGGGCCTACTGATGCGCGCGCACATCTTTTGTGGTCTACTATCTCGGATTATCTGACTAGATGGTACGAGTTCGAGCTGGTCTCGTGGCCGTCTGAGCAACCCGTCGACATCGTGCTAGCAGACGAGCATATGTTAGCCGATCTTCCGCGTACTTTTTCGACTCTCACGTCCCTACCCCCGCTTATTATCCTTTGCAGCAGGTCTATTGATTACGAAGTCGCACGCATGCAATGGTCCCCCCTTGCCGACGTAGTGAGCATTATCACTCGCCCATGCGGGCCGTACAAACTCGCCCGTACGATTCAGAAATGTTTTGACTCAGCGAAGGGCACTGTATCGGAACAGGCCCAGGCTGAAAGAACGCTTCCGTTTCGACCAAAGACAACGCTATTGACCGCGGCGAATGCGATAccagaggaggagcagaaatcTTTCGGAATATTGAATATTACCCCAGATTCGACCGATGGAGCGAGCTCAAATACGCCAAATTCCAAGGGCTCAGACAGGTCAACGCCTTCACAAGAGAGCTCAGAGATGTCTGATCCTATGTCGACTCTGGCTTCGTCCTGCCAACTTCGACCGCAGCCCGTGGCGGAATCTACCGCTAAGCTGGAACGTACCCCAAAAATTCTAGTGGTGGATGacaacttcatcaacctcaatcTAATGCTCACCTTCTTGAGAAAGCGTCGATTGCAATATCTAGACTCAGCTGAAAATGGGCAGCTTGCAGTCGACGCTGTAGAACGAACGCCTGGAGGGTACGACTTGATTTTCATGG ACATCTCCATGCCGGTTATGAACGGTTTCGAAGCTACGCGGGCCATCCGTGCCATCGAAAGAGAGCGCGGGACGGAGCTTCCTACCCCGGCGACCATCATCGCCCTCACAGGGCTGAGCAGTGTGCGCGACGAATCCGAAGCGCTCTCCTCCGGCTTTGATCTCTTCCTCACGAAACCCGTGTCGTTCAAAGAAGTGTCTAAGTTACTCGACGAATGGAGTGCAAAGGCAATCTAA
- a CDS encoding putative MFS transporter (transcript_id=CADANIAT00005602): protein MAAAAGQPHEDMGSQQAEKGWWKRVFRSASSGNSRSSQGPEDIDYRPRATLGILSDRETDEVPGTVLLLSSNRNEPLGLRHQPQRTSASSLPVSHPPSRSSSRASAPPTKKTADGKIVLNPQPDDSRNDPLNWPVWRRDAALISLGFYCLMGGGMTPILAAGFNQVAEAYDVDTQKVAYTTGLYMLGLGIGSVVMSPTAILWGKRPVYLLGATLFIISAVWCAVSPNYPSLVVARIFQGIAVSPVECLPSATIAEIYFLHERAYRVGIYTLLLLGGKNLIPLVSAAIIGSLGWRWVFWIVAIIVGACLVLIFFFLPETFWDRTPRPRRHRKRPDFYRSVSDMVSHGLHRGRTTNAHPRDISEDAPDAVSQKRSKKGHVGFIENEPEDEELEQEKQELPYGSDPVSLVQSQSQVADPSVEPSDPESTEKPSLPPLTNGGATRSSDLEAGRFASPSPARSESADPAAGLSLPVQYTNRLRDKTKIPYTYYLRPWNGRISQDRWLRVAIRPFILFAYPAVLWSTAVYALSVGWLIVLSEVVSHIYQDRETYNFTALQTGLVYISPFVGGLLGTAVAGKISDIIVRYMTRRNGGVYEPEFRLIMAIPIALSTTIGLMGFGWSAQEKDAWIVPTIFFGLVSFGCCLGSTTSITFCVDSYRQYAGEALVTLNWSKNVFHGLVFSLFVVDWMEDDGARTVFIALGVIQFGLLLFSIPMYIFGKRARMWTVRKKLMERF from the exons ATGGCTGCTGCAGCGGGGCAGCCGCACGAAGATATGGGCTCACAACAGGCAGAAAAGGGTTGGTGGAAAAGGGTATTTCGCTCGGCTTCGTCTGGAAACTCCAGGTCGAGTCAGGGTCCAGAGGACATAGACTATCGCCCTAGAGCGACCTTGGGTATTCTTAGTGATCGGGAGACCGACGAAGTGCCAG GGACTGTACTCCTCCTATCTTCCAACCGTAACGAACCGCTGGGCTTGAGGCATCAGCCTCAACGTACATCAGCCTCATCGCTGCCTGTCTCACATCCTCCATCGAGGTCGTCTTCTCGCGCATCGGCGCCCCCTACAAAGAAGACCGCGGACGGAAAGATTGTCTTGAACCCACAGCCAGACGATTCAAGAAATGACCCTTTGAACTGGCCGGTCTGGCGACGTGATGCCGCATTGATCTCACTGGGCTTTTACTGCCTGATGGGCGGCGGCATGACGCCCATTCTCGCCGCCGGCTTCAACCAGGTCGCGGAGGCTTACGATGTTGACACGCAGAAGGTGGCATATACTACAGGGTTGTATATGCTAGGGCTGGGTATTGGATCAGTTGTCATGTCACCTACCGCAATTCTGTGGGGAAAGCGCCCGGTTTATTTACTAGGCGCAACCCTGTTCATTATCTCTGCAGTCTGGTGTGCAGTGTCACCAAACTACCCTAGCCTCGTCGTGGCTCGTATCTTTCAAGGCATTGCGGTCAGCCCCGTCGAGTGCTTACCCTCAGCAACGATCGCGGAGATCTACTTCTTGCATGAGAGAGCATATCGAGTTGGAATCTATAcacttctcctcctcggagGTAAGAACCTTATCCCACTTGTTAGTGCAGCCATCATCGGCAGCCTAGGTTGGCGCTGGGTATTCTGGATCGTCGCTATCATTGTCGGCGCCTGCCTCGTTTTGATATTTTTCTTCCTGCCGGAAACCTTCTGGGATCGTACCCCACGGCCCCGTCGACACCGCAAACGCCCTGATTTCTACCGGAGCGTGTCGGACATGGTGTCGCATGGACTTCACAGGGGCCGCACCACCAATGCTCATCCTCGTGACATCTCGGAGGATGCTCCAGATGCCGTTTCTCAAAAGCGGTCCAAGAAGGGTCATGTTGGCTTTATCGAAAACGAGCCCGAAGATGAGGAGTTagagcaggagaagcaggagtTGCCCTACGGATCGGACCCGGTGTCTCTGGtgcagagccaaagccaagtGGCAGACCCGTCTGTGGAGCCTTCTGATCCGGAATCAACGGAGAAGCCGAGTCTTCCGCCGCTAACCAACGGCGGTGCGACTCGCTCTTCTGATCTAGAAGCTGGACGATTTGCGTCGCCGTCACCTGCGCGAAGCGAGTCAGCGGATCCGGCTGCAGGGTTAAGCTTGCCCGTTCAGTATACTAATCGACTTCGTGACAAGACAAAAATCCCGTACACCTACTACCTGCGACCATGGAACGGAAGGATTTCGCAGGATCGTTGGTTACGGGTTGCTATCCGTCCGTTCATATTGTTCGCGTATCCGGCAGTATTGTGGTCGACCGCCGTGTACGCGCTGTCGGTGGGATGGCTCATCGTCTTGTCAGAGGTCGTTTCCCACATCTACCAAGATAGGGAGACCTATAACTTCACCGCTCTTCAGACTGGCCTGGTCTATATCTCTCCGTTCGTGGGCGGCTTACTAGGCACGGCGGTGGCAGGTAAGATTTCAGATATCATTGTCCGGTATATGACACGACGCAACGGTGGAGTTTACGAGCCGGAGTTCCGCCTTATAATGGCTATCCCCATCGCCCTATCGACGACCATAGGGCTTATGGGATTCGGCTGGAGCGCCCAAGAAAAAGACGCTTGGATTGTCCCGACCATCTTTTTCGGCCTGGTGTCGTTTGGATGCTGCTTAGGGAGTACGACGTCCATCACATTCTGTGTCGATAGCTACCGGCAGTATGCTGGAGAAGCCTTGGTAACCCTGAACTGGAGCAAGA ATGTTTTCCACGGCCTGGTCTTCTCGCTGTTCGTTGTGGACTGgatggaggatgatggaGCACGAACGGTCTTTATAGCTCTTGGCGTCATTCAGTTCGGACTGCTGCTCTTTTCTATTCCGATGTATATTTTCGGCAAGCGGGCTCGCATGTGGACTGTGCGCAAGAAATTGATGGAGAGATTCTAA
- a CDS encoding uncharacterized protein (transcript_id=CADANIAT00005603) — translation MPVRQGPWDDHREEAMSGQLSECQAEHYISDGGVNWRLFTPAERRNIAIYILGIMMYKFGLEAFNGSIVTLATNRYDYDAYLTNTTPKTFQRVGLMVGLNQACQCVGSILIAPLIRRFPSRLVLAGAVLVFGLLSALLLIIDASTGGRFLPSAFRDHHPEHDFHYYGSYDTDGIIPVYCVAGIAYGMVELIRRVIPRDLVGGNVQKLRQVDALVHIFYEVSGTAGAFCTALALIPYLGNNYSFLITPICFFLSAAGWFFIGDHGFQSQRTQVLEDQPPYIQAVVVGFWLFLESIWTGGRILFSSRKFIWLLPGYSVALYAHRYLENSVAPAISRRYLGNAAWSQIIVGGSNLGELLGALFVILFTNTVATPIPWLRLDALLLLVTWYLPYWRPEMHQVSMAWIAAATFLPISFGWAAGDVSLAAYIQAALARVESKTRNVSSLGAVMAFLYSTYIVLYAITSPILGSYIDHIYEKTGGPDGNGNIYEAIRNVGSVQFSVVAILVLVATFVPRGSLSLNPKMLHDEDLEHELPGLAQLSSKEDFN, via the exons ATGCCAGTCAGGCAGGGCCCGTGGGATGACCACAGGGAAGAAGCAATGTCGGGTCAGCTATCGGAATGTCAGGCTGAGCACTACATCTCTGACGGCGGGGTC AATTGGCGCTTGTTTACTCCTGCGGAGAGACGCAACATAGCCATATACATTTTGGGTATTATGATGTACAAGTTCGGGCTTGAAGCGTTCAACGGATCGATCGTGACACTTGCAACTAATCGCTACGATTATGACGCCTACCTGACCAACACCACCCCAAAAACGTTTCAACGGGTTGGGCTTATGGTGGGCCTGAACCAGGCCTGTCAATGTGTTGGGTCCATCCTGATCGCCCCGCTTATCCGAAGGTTCCCTTCGCGGCTGGTTCTGGCCGGCGCCGTTCTGGTCTTTGGCCTTCTCAGCGCCCTACTTCTCATCATTGATGCCAGCACAGGCGGTCGATTCCTCCCGTCGGCCTTTCGAGATCACCACCCTGAACATGACTTCCACTACTACGGCAGCTACGACACTGATGGCATTATTCCCGTGTATTGCGTGGCCGGTATCGCCTACGGCATGGTTGAGTTGATCCGGCGTGTGATCCCGCGGGATCTAGTTGGTGGCAATGTGCAGAAACTACGTCAGGTAGATGCTTTGGTGCATATATTCTACGAAGTATCAGGAACGGCTGGGGCTTTTTGCACCGCATTGGCTCTGATCCCCTATCTTGGAAACAATTACTCTTTCCTGATCACCCCGAtttgcttcttcttatcGGCTGCCGGCTGGTTCTTCATCGGCGATCACGGTTTTCAGAGTCAGCGGACTCAAGTACTCGAAGATCAACCGCCATATATCCAAGCAGTCGTCGTCGGGTTCTGGCTTTTTCTAGAATCCATTTGGACAGGGGGccgcatcctcttctcctcccgcAAGTTTATCTGGCTATTGCCCGGATACTCCGTTGCACTATACGCTCATCGGTACCTAGAGAATAGTGTGGCCCCCGCCATTTCCCGTCGCTATCTTGGAAACGCAGCTTGGTCGCAGATCATTGTCGGTGGCTCGAATCTAGGCGAACTCTTAGGCGCGCTGTTTGTGATCCTATTCACAAACACGGTCGCAACTCCAATCCCTTGGCTTCGGTTAGACGCCCTTTTGCTGCTCGTAACGTGGTATCTTCCATATTGGCGACCTGAAATGCACCAAGTTTCCATGGCTTGGATCGCTGCAGCCACATTCTTACCAATTTCTTTTGGCTGGGCTGCCGGTGATGTATCCTTGGCCGCCTATATTCAAGCTGCGCTTGCCAGGGTCGAGTCGAAAACAAGAAATGTCTCTTCCCTTGGCGCCGTTATGGCTTTCCTCTACTCTACATATATCGTTCTTTATGCAATTACCTCCCCTATACTCGGCAGTTATATCGATCATATCTATGAAAAGACAGGCGGACCTGATGGAAACGGCAATATCTACGAAGCGATCCGGAACGTGGGCAGCGTGCAATTCAGCGTGGTCGCAATTCTGGTCCTAGTGGCCACCTTTGTACCTCGCGGATCATTGTCTTTGAATCCGAAGATGCTCCAcgatgaagatctggagCATGAATTACCGGGGCTCGCACAGCTGTCTTCCAAGGAGGATTTCAATTAG
- a CDS encoding cupredoxin domain-containing protein (transcript_id=CADANIAT00005604): protein MSYNNPSSTLASRFSNSNTATSSTVKATYTVRVGPKEDPHGYVPRSLNASVGDLIVFEFYPRNHSVVQADWKAPCMPADGNYFFSGIKNDFNEVNGQVVGRLPTWNWTVDREEPTFFYCTGADSCIRNGMVGVINPNITQTWESQRKAALEAPYMLLPGQSMPAEGSNPNTETTATHLSPSPSAGTSSTSSPNALSGGAIAGIVVGSVAFLAILCSLLFLLGWNRVYKQWLSQGQEGSGDCASSSKNTRTVQWVDSSTPAAIGVGVDSERSEGDRGSTGFPGSLRAHGSSLLHEPAADGTMVGLEFGPGSRPGTAPGTGTGTGFVSVDHCLPLAPAQTGTSSIFDGGYGISSPLGAQVPFPQQQQQQPHWNWDHSIHPFHLSGCRGEPSELEADNHK, encoded by the exons ATGTCCTACAACAACCCTTCATCAACATTAGCATCCAGATTCTCGAACTCAAATacagcaacatcatcaacTGTGAAGGCAACATACACAGTCCGAGTCGGTCCCAAAGAGGACCCGCACGGCTACGTGCCTCGGTCACTCAACGCTAGTGTCGGCGACTTGATAGTCTTTGAGTTCTATCCTCGTAACCACTCCGTCGTGCAGGCAGACTGGAAAGCACCATGCATGCCTGCCGATGGAAATTATTTTTTCTCCGGGATCAAGAACGATTTCAATGAGGTGAACGGGCAGGTTGTTGGCAGGTTGCCGACGTGGAATTGGACTGTTGATCGAGAAGAG CCAACCTTCTTCTACTGTACTGGCGCAGACTCCTGCATCAGGAACGGCATGGTAGGCGTTATTAACCCG AACATTACACAAACATGGGAATCCCAACGAAAAGCTGCCCTCGAAGCCCCCTACATGCTCCTCCCGGGCCAATCTATGCCAGCTGAAGGCTCGAACCCCAATACCGAGACAACAGCTACTCATTTGTCACCATCACCCTCTGCAGGcacctcttcaacctcctcccccAACGCCCTCAGCGGTGGTGCAATCGCCGGGATTGTAGTGGGGTCCGTAGCATTTCTGGCTATCCTATGCTCtctcttgtttcttctcGGCTGGAACCGCGTGTATAAGCAATGGCTTTCGCAAGGCCAAGAAGGGAGTGGTGATTGCGCGAGCTCGTCGAAGAATACCCGCACCGTGCAGTGGGTGGATTCTTCCACTCCCGCTGCTATTGGAGTTGGTGTTGATTCTGAAAGGAGTGAAGGTGATAGAGGGAGTACTGGGTTTCCTGGAAGCTTGAGAGCGCATGGGTCATCGCTCCTTCACGAGCCTGCTGCCGATGGAACTATGGTTGGGCTTGAGTTTGGACCCGGATCTCGGCCGGGTACTGCTCCTGGGACTGGAACGGGGACAGGATTCGTCTCAGTAGACCATTGCTTGCCCTTGGCCCCGGCACAGACTGGCACTTCTTCGATCTTTGATGGTGGGTATGGAATTTCGTCTCCTTTGGGAGCGCAGGTCCCGTttccgcagcagcagcagcagcagcctcattGGAACTGGGATCACAGTATTCATCCGTTTCATTTGAGTGGCTGCAGAGGCGAGCCATCGGAGTTGGAGGCGGATAACCACAAATGA
- a CDS encoding uncharacterized protein (transcript_id=CADANIAT00005605) yields MLTSSLGFHYMIQCLTGKNVSRDPKSLDIPFVMSLVCFQIIWNSVLILVNPVAHRILKVSCSLYQPKRCDQS; encoded by the exons ATGCTTACTAGCTCGCTAGGGTTTCACTACATG ATTCAATGCCTAACCGGCAAGAATGTCTCTAGAGACCCCAAGTCCCTGGACATCCCATTCGTCATGTCTCTCGTctgcttccaaatcatcTGGAACAGCGTCTTGATCTTGGTCAACCCAGTTGCACACCGAATCCTGAAGGTTTCATGTTCGTTGTATCAACCTAAGCGTTGCGACCAGAGTTAG
- a CDS encoding TMEM165/GDT1 family protein (transcript_id=CADANIAT00005606): MKFHTTTRVLLLLPAITTVLSDKVSEYNNGNEISVAERDTSTVNAVVPGLDELAPKPSPRGTQDAPVDGKDGRPHAGPWVETNAERDRKSSGTLNEQAQQIAESAEQLDSNGRPIPYSNDGVMDDRNRAAPKEGTRGTEGGVSGKLKDSTYSGDKSPGSPKEAPPLPHSEEQKLPSTGDNSGKDTKGYSSDSTLGVLERPADMPGKPHDIPLPKSPTTVKDGLVGLNKEGSSTAGNKVPPEEERDAFHSLLFSFTMIVVSEIGDKTFLVAALMAMRHPRLLVFSAAFSALIGMTVLSAVLGHAVPSLIPKTFTKFLAAVLFFVFGAKMLKEGREMSPDEGVGEEMREVEQELEEKEHEQLRMSRRRSSVTPHALEAGRLGRKPRSSANRLPSPPESLSSSSSRGSSPQPGQRWNDLLVGLNNLFSLLLSPAWVQTFVMTFLGEWGDRSQIATIAMAAGQDYWFVTIGAITGHGLCTAAAVIGGSAIAGKVSMRVVTLGGAAAFLVFGCIYLLEALF, encoded by the exons ATGAAGTTCCATACTACGACGCGTGTTCTCCTCCTATTGCCAGCGATTACTACTGTACTTTCAGACAAGGTTTCGGAATATAACAACGGCAATGAGATTTCTGTTGCCGAACGCGATACCTCTACGGTCAACGCGGTTGTCCCAGGTCTCGATGAGCTCGCACCTAAGCCGTCTCCAAGAGGGACGCAGGACGCCCCAGTCGACGGCAAAGATGGCAGACCCCACGCTGGCCCCTGGGTGGAGACGAATGCGGAGCGAGATCGCAAGAGTTCTGGAACACTGAATGAACAAGCTCAACAAATCGCCGAGTCTGCCGAACAGCTGGACTCTAATGGGAGGCCGATTCCATACTCGAACGATGGTGTCATGGACGACCGTAACAGGGCCGCGCCAAAAGAAGGCACTCGTGGGACAGAGGGGGGTGTCTCTGGAAAGTTGAAGGACAGTACTTATAGTGGGGATAAATCGCCGGGAAGCCCGAAAGAAGCACCTCCGCTACCCCACAGCGAAGAACAGAAGCTTCCAAGTACAGGAGACAACAGCGGGAAGGACACCAAAGGTTACAGCTCTGATTCAACCCTTGGTGTACTCGAG AGACCCGCAGATATGCCAGGCAAACCGCATGATATTCCGCTTCCCAAGTCCCCCACCACCGTTAAAGATGGTCTCGTCGGCTTGAATAAAGAAGGCTCTTCGACAGCTGGCAATAAAGTACCCCCTGAGGAAGAAAGGGATGCATTCCATTCGCTCCTATTCTCCTTTACCATGATCGTTGTTTCCGAGATTGGTGACAAAACATTCCTGGTGGCCGCTCTCATGGCGATGAGACATCCGCGCCTGCTTGTTTTCTCTGCGGCGTTCTCAGCGCTGATTGGCATGACCGTTCTCTCCGCTGTTTTAGGTCATGCTGTTCCCTCGTTGATTCCCAAGACGTTCACCAAGTTCCTAGCCGCTGTATTATTCTTTGTCTTTGGCGCCAAGATGTTGAAAGAGGGTCGGGAAATGTCTCCCGATGAGGGTGTTGGCGAGGAGATGAGAGAAGTAGAGCAGGAGctagaggagaaagagcacgAGCAACTGCGGATGAGCCGCCGTCGGTCCTCGGTTACACCGCATGCTTTGGAAGCTGGGCGGCTGGGACGTAAACCCCGGTCATCCGCGAATCGTCTTCCCTCGCCTCCCGAGAGTttatcttcctcttcctctcgtGGATCATCGCCTCAACCCGGCCAGAGGTGGAATGATCTCCTTGTTGGCCTGAACAACTtgttctctcttctcctcagccCCGCTTGGGTGCAGACTTTTGTCATGACATTCCTTGGCGAATGGGGTGACCGTAGCCAAATCGCGACcatcgccatggctgccggGCAAGATTATTGGTTCGTAACCATTGGCGCGATTACTGGACATGGTCTTTGtactgcagcagcagtcaTTGGGGGCAGTGCTATTGCTGGTAAAGTCAGCATGCGTGTCG TGACACTTGGCGGCGCTGCAGCCTTTTTGGTTTTCGGTTGCATTTATCTGCTGGAGGCGTTGTTCTAG